A genomic window from Methanovulcanius yangii includes:
- the rsgA gene encoding ribosome small subunit-dependent GTPase A — protein MTTTADSCGLNGPATLEELGWDEELEAAFSRYSGPYAAGRVACRHKTVFDVLIPQGSLRVGISGALRRLGKVPAVGDFVVLLDQPDTGSRMIVDVLPRRSMLSRGAPGEGGAEQAIAANVDIVFIVTAAGSDFNLRRLERYLAVVHAAGARPVIVINKSDLTDDPAGVAAEAAEVAGTVPVVTVSAREGAGLSALDPFLESGTTVVLVGSSGVGKSTLINALLDADVQETGRVRSRDEKGRHTTTVRQLFSLPGGAMIIDNPGIREIQLGNAAAGIGETFADIIELAAGCRYPDCRHESEPGCAVREAVEAGTLSEKRLDSFLRLSKELDFQAEKNEIGLKRIEKKKYKWIGKAAKEFRKDKRY, from the coding sequence ATGACCACAACGGCAGATTCCTGTGGGCTAAACGGCCCCGCAACGCTTGAAGAGCTCGGGTGGGATGAAGAGCTTGAAGCGGCGTTTTCCCGGTACAGCGGCCCGTATGCCGCCGGGAGGGTAGCATGCCGGCACAAGACCGTCTTCGATGTCCTTATCCCGCAGGGCTCGCTGCGGGTCGGTATTTCCGGGGCCCTGCGACGCCTCGGGAAGGTGCCTGCCGTGGGGGATTTTGTGGTGCTGCTGGACCAGCCCGATACGGGATCGCGGATGATCGTCGATGTTCTTCCCCGGCGGAGCATGCTCTCACGCGGGGCGCCGGGTGAGGGCGGTGCGGAACAGGCGATTGCGGCGAATGTCGACATTGTCTTCATCGTCACGGCAGCCGGTTCCGACTTCAATCTCCGTCGGCTCGAGCGCTATCTTGCGGTTGTCCATGCCGCCGGTGCACGGCCGGTGATCGTGATCAACAAATCTGATCTGACGGATGACCCCGCCGGCGTGGCCGCCGAGGCCGCGGAAGTGGCAGGGACGGTGCCGGTGGTGACGGTGAGCGCCCGCGAAGGGGCCGGCCTTTCGGCCCTGGACCCGTTCCTCGAATCCGGGACGACCGTCGTTCTCGTCGGGTCGTCAGGGGTGGGCAAGTCGACGCTCATCAACGCCCTTCTCGACGCTGACGTGCAGGAGACCGGAAGGGTGCGAAGCCGCGACGAGAAGGGGCGGCACACCACCACCGTCCGTCAGCTCTTTTCCCTCCCCGGCGGGGCGATGATCATCGACAATCCCGGCATCCGGGAGATCCAGCTGGGAAACGCCGCCGCGGGTATCGGAGAGACCTTCGCCGACATAATCGAACTTGCGGCGGGTTGCCGGTATCCCGACTGCCGCCATGAAAGCGAACCCGGTTGTGCGGTCAGGGAGGCGGTCGAGGCTGGCACTCTCTCCGAAAAACGGCTCGATAGTTTCCTTCGGCTGAGTAAGGAACTCGACTTCCAGGCAGAAAAGAACGAGATCGGCCTCAAACGCATCGAGAAGAAGAAGTATAAATGGATTGGAAAGGCCGCAAAGGAGTTTCGGAAGGACAAGAGGTATTGA
- the xth gene encoding exodeoxyribonuclease III, whose amino-acid sequence MAKTSTTRIISWNVNGIRAVAKKGNFTEVFDEETDIVCIQETKAHPDQLPALIRHPPGYFSSFAWAERKGYSGVVTYSRKEPLSEGPGFATGRFDGEGRVMVTGHPGFYLCNIYFPNGKASKERLQYKLDFYEECLDYVTALVEDGNNVVICGDVNTAHTDLDLTRPKENEKISGFLPVEREWIDRLIAAGFIDTFRMFEAEGGHYSWWDLKTRARERNVGWRIDYFFVNEGLAEKVAASYMMTDVYGSDHCPIVLELEE is encoded by the coding sequence ATGGCAAAGACATCGACGACGCGGATCATCTCCTGGAATGTGAACGGTATCAGGGCGGTCGCAAAGAAGGGCAATTTTACCGAGGTCTTCGACGAGGAGACCGACATCGTCTGCATACAGGAAACGAAGGCCCACCCTGACCAGCTCCCTGCCCTCATCCGCCATCCGCCGGGGTACTTCTCCTCATTTGCCTGGGCGGAGCGGAAGGGCTATAGCGGTGTCGTCACCTACAGCCGAAAGGAGCCGCTCTCGGAAGGGCCCGGGTTTGCAACCGGCCGCTTCGACGGTGAGGGACGGGTGATGGTGACCGGGCACCCGGGCTTTTACCTCTGCAATATCTACTTTCCCAACGGCAAGGCGTCAAAGGAGCGGCTCCAGTACAAGCTCGACTTCTACGAGGAGTGCCTCGACTATGTCACCGCCCTTGTCGAGGACGGCAACAACGTCGTCATCTGCGGTGACGTAAACACCGCCCACACCGACCTCGACCTCACCCGCCCGAAGGAGAACGAGAAGATATCGGGATTCCTCCCCGTCGAGCGGGAATGGATCGACCGCCTCATCGCCGCGGGCTTCATCGACACCTTCCGTATGTTCGAGGCAGAGGGCGGTCACTATTCGTGGTGGGATTTGAAGACGAGGGCGAGGGAGCGTAATGTCGGCTGGAGGATCGACTACTTCTTCGTAAACGAGGGACTCGCGGAGAAGGTAGCGGCATCGTACATGATGACGGATGTCTACGGGTCGGATCATTGTCCGATTGTGCTGGAACTCGAGGAATAG
- a CDS encoding phytoene desaturase family protein encodes MKIGIIGAGFGGLSAGALLAQAGYDVTIFEKNECIGGRASIYSEGGYTFDMGPSWYLMPDVYERFYAAFGKRPQDYFDLPRLDPSYRIYFGDEKVVDIAADLRKNYELFDSFEDGGAEKLKAYLASAKEKYELSTDILYKDYRSVLDFFDGRLIMEGRKMHPFEHLDTFVAKYFTSSEARKIVEYSIGFLGGAPDNTPSFYHIMSHIDLTMGVFYPEGGMRTVARSIEAIAASHGTKVRLNEPVTAIEVEDGRARAVVTEQGRYDCDIVLVNADYAFCELELLEREHRTYDEHYWEKRVMAPSAMVAYLGVNRQFESLAHHTLFLDKDWEDGFDVIFDPSKAAWPEHPSYYVNVPSRTDPTAAPEGKDTLFILIPLAPGLEDTPERRQAFLDEILNDLEAKTGDDIRGAIEVQRIFALGDFADRYNAYKGTALGLSHTLFQTALWRPAHKSKKVENLYYTGHYTHPGIGVPMVLISSHIVAEEIRDAFPPEEG; translated from the coding sequence ATGAAAATTGGGATTATTGGGGCAGGATTTGGGGGACTTTCAGCCGGTGCGCTCCTTGCACAGGCGGGATACGACGTCACCATATTTGAGAAGAACGAGTGTATCGGCGGACGGGCGAGCATCTACAGCGAGGGAGGCTACACCTTTGACATGGGGCCGTCGTGGTACCTCATGCCGGATGTCTACGAGCGCTTCTATGCGGCTTTCGGCAAGCGGCCGCAGGACTACTTCGACCTTCCGCGGCTCGACCCGTCGTACCGTATCTATTTCGGCGATGAAAAGGTCGTCGACATCGCCGCCGACCTCAGGAAGAACTACGAACTCTTCGATTCATTCGAGGACGGCGGGGCGGAGAAGCTGAAGGCCTACCTCGCCTCGGCAAAGGAGAAATACGAGCTCTCCACCGACATCCTCTACAAGGACTACCGCTCGGTCCTCGACTTCTTCGACGGCAGACTCATCATGGAAGGGCGAAAAATGCACCCCTTCGAACACCTCGACACCTTCGTTGCAAAGTACTTCACGAGCAGCGAGGCCAGAAAGATCGTCGAGTACTCGATAGGGTTTCTCGGCGGGGCACCCGACAATACCCCATCCTTCTACCACATCATGTCCCACATCGATCTAACCATGGGCGTCTTCTATCCTGAGGGCGGGATGCGAACCGTCGCCCGGTCGATCGAAGCGATCGCGGCATCCCACGGGACAAAGGTCCGCCTGAACGAACCGGTGACGGCAATTGAGGTCGAGGACGGAAGAGCAAGGGCCGTCGTCACCGAACAGGGGCGCTACGACTGCGACATCGTCCTCGTCAACGCCGACTACGCCTTCTGCGAGCTCGAACTGCTGGAAAGAGAGCACCGGACCTACGACGAACACTACTGGGAGAAGCGCGTCATGGCGCCCTCCGCGATGGTCGCCTACCTCGGGGTGAACAGGCAGTTCGAAAGCCTCGCCCACCACACGCTCTTTCTCGACAAGGACTGGGAGGACGGCTTCGACGTGATCTTCGACCCCTCGAAGGCCGCCTGGCCGGAGCACCCGTCCTACTACGTAAACGTTCCCTCCCGGACCGACCCGACGGCTGCCCCGGAGGGCAAGGACACCCTTTTCATCCTCATTCCGCTCGCACCGGGGCTGGAGGACACCCCCGAACGGCGGCAGGCGTTTTTGGATGAGATCCTGAACGATCTGGAGGCAAAGACCGGCGACGACATACGCGGCGCCATCGAGGTGCAGCGGATCTTCGCCCTCGGTGACTTTGCGGACCGGTACAACGCCTACAAGGGTACCGCCCTCGGCCTCTCGCACACGCTCTTCCAGACAGCGCTCTGGCGTCCGGCGCACAAAAGCAAAAAAGTGGAGAACCTCTATTACACCGGGCACTACACCCACCCGGGTATCGGGGTCCCGATGGTGCTCATCTCATCACATATCGTGGCAGAGGAGATCCGGGACGCATTTCCGCCGGAGGAGGGGTGA
- a CDS encoding phytoene/squalene synthase family protein codes for MVHRKLFSIFRQGSTTYFYSTLFFPRGIREKVFVLYSFVRVADDYVDAIPQHADEFYAFRDAYRQACAGTPADNVVIDSFVELMSTCRFDPGWVEAFLASMEADLTHTPYSTIEDLETYLYGSSEVIGLMMARILDLPEASWGAARALGKAMQLINFIRDIEEDCHMGRTYLPAEEYEACGLAGITEADARRDPEAFGMFLHGQIDRYEEWRDMGEDGYRYIPFRYLIPIRTASDMYSWTARVIARDPMAVFREKVKPTPLRVVSGVARNIARPPGRGRTDSHVLR; via the coding sequence ATGGTGCACCGGAAGCTCTTTTCGATCTTCAGGCAGGGGAGCACGACATACTTCTACAGTACGCTCTTCTTCCCCCGGGGGATTCGTGAGAAGGTCTTCGTCCTCTACAGCTTCGTCCGGGTCGCAGACGACTACGTCGACGCCATCCCCCAGCATGCTGACGAATTTTATGCCTTTCGGGATGCTTACCGGCAGGCCTGTGCCGGAACACCCGCAGACAACGTAGTCATCGACTCATTCGTGGAGCTGATGTCGACCTGCCGCTTCGACCCCGGGTGGGTGGAGGCATTCCTCGCCTCGATGGAGGCAGACCTCACCCATACCCCATACAGCACCATCGAAGACCTCGAAACCTACCTGTACGGCTCGTCCGAGGTGATCGGCCTCATGATGGCACGGATCCTGGACCTCCCCGAGGCCTCATGGGGAGCCGCCAGGGCGCTCGGCAAGGCAATGCAGCTCATCAACTTCATCCGTGACATCGAGGAGGACTGCCATATGGGGCGAACCTATCTCCCTGCCGAGGAGTATGAGGCCTGCGGCCTTGCCGGGATAACGGAGGCAGACGCCCGCCGCGACCCGGAGGCATTCGGGATGTTTCTCCACGGTCAGATCGACCGGTACGAGGAGTGGCGGGACATGGGCGAAGACGGGTACCGGTATATCCCGTTCCGGTACCTGATCCCCATCCGCACCGCCTCGGACATGTACTCATGGACAGCACGGGTGATCGCCCGCGATCCTATGGCGGTCTTCCGGGAAAAAGTGAAGCCGACGCCACTGCGGGTCGTCTCCGGGGTGGCACGAAATATCGCACGCCCGCCCGGCAGGGGGCGAACCGACTCCCATGTCCTTCGCTGA
- a CDS encoding prenyltransferase, translating into MSFAEATARERVHASLHLALAVSRFRFWIYTGGTYVVGVALGMNDWGIFFTPAYYLYLLYFFIPANIFIYGINDLWDGATDGINSKKQEKEHLLIDGERRDLVVLLAVVAALSAGLLLVQDWIGRTLFLAFLFLAYFYSAPPLRFKEVPVLDFSSNMLYILPGIFGFYLAAGALPSSLLIAAGFCHIAAMHIFSAIPDIDCDRKAGITTTAVWAGYRPALLLCLVFWTLFAAIVLWLAGGHPLALPVLIYPALPAILLQCESVSIDHVYWYLPFINTALGGLAFGVLVYLKMW; encoded by the coding sequence ATGTCCTTCGCTGAAGCGACCGCACGGGAACGGGTGCACGCCTCCCTGCACCTCGCCCTCGCGGTCTCGCGGTTCCGGTTCTGGATCTATACCGGGGGGACCTATGTCGTCGGAGTGGCCCTCGGGATGAACGACTGGGGGATATTCTTCACCCCCGCCTACTACCTCTACCTCCTCTACTTCTTCATCCCGGCAAACATCTTCATTTACGGCATAAACGACCTCTGGGACGGTGCGACCGACGGCATCAACTCCAAAAAACAGGAAAAGGAGCACCTCCTCATCGACGGGGAACGCCGCGACCTCGTCGTCCTCCTCGCCGTCGTCGCCGCGTTATCGGCAGGCCTCCTCCTCGTGCAGGACTGGATCGGGCGGACCCTCTTCCTCGCCTTCCTCTTCCTTGCCTACTTCTACAGCGCCCCCCCGCTCCGATTCAAGGAGGTCCCCGTCCTCGACTTCTCCTCGAACATGCTCTACATCCTGCCGGGGATCTTCGGGTTCTACCTCGCGGCAGGCGCCCTCCCCTCATCGCTCCTCATCGCGGCGGGATTCTGCCATATCGCCGCGATGCACATCTTCTCGGCCATCCCCGATATCGACTGCGACCGGAAGGCCGGCATCACCACGACCGCGGTATGGGCGGGCTATCGTCCGGCGCTCCTCCTCTGCCTCGTCTTCTGGACACTCTTTGCCGCCATCGTCCTTTGGCTGGCGGGCGGTCACCCGCTCGCCCTTCCGGTGCTCATCTACCCGGCACTCCCCGCTATCCTGCTCCAGTGTGAGAGCGTCTCCATCGACCATGTCTACTGGTATCTGCCGTTCATCAACACCGCTCTCGGGGGACTCGCGTTTGGGGTCCTCGTGTACCTGAAGATGTGGTAA
- a CDS encoding carotenoid biosynthesis protein, whose amino-acid sequence MKKSIRTLHRPETTTIVLFAGVALFLAGLAVVRFGEGPAYPAVSTVFILAIALPPYAAIVHWLSWRKGLALVALLSLLPAAVEGLAVLTGIPYGHFSYSAALGKLIAGVVPRTVLLAYPPILFAAATIASRTVRSGPARVLLAGAIGLVIDLVFDPAAVHAGFWAWDVPGAYYGVPLQNFIGWAVTGTIYAAIFFLVAKKELARDGCIPVMALAGGFWTVCLWTGYLIAHGLYLPVVPGILLMIMMSYILIAPSCPWGEEAVSAG is encoded by the coding sequence ATGAAAAAATCGATAAGAACCCTACACCGTCCGGAGACCACCACCATCGTGCTCTTCGCAGGCGTCGCCCTCTTCCTTGCCGGGCTTGCCGTCGTCCGGTTCGGGGAGGGGCCTGCCTACCCGGCAGTCTCGACGGTCTTCATCCTCGCAATCGCCCTTCCTCCATATGCGGCCATCGTCCACTGGCTTTCATGGCGAAAAGGGCTAGCCCTCGTCGCCCTCCTCTCACTACTCCCGGCGGCGGTCGAGGGGCTTGCGGTCCTCACCGGCATCCCGTACGGCCATTTCAGCTACTCGGCTGCGCTCGGAAAACTGATCGCTGGCGTCGTCCCAAGAACGGTTCTTCTGGCATATCCTCCCATCCTCTTTGCAGCGGCGACCATCGCGTCACGGACCGTCCGCTCTGGTCCTGCGCGGGTCCTGCTCGCAGGAGCCATCGGGCTTGTCATCGATCTCGTCTTCGACCCGGCGGCCGTCCATGCAGGGTTCTGGGCATGGGACGTGCCGGGAGCGTATTACGGTGTTCCCCTGCAAAACTTCATTGGATGGGCGGTGACCGGCACCATATATGCGGCGATCTTCTTCCTTGTTGCAAAAAAAGAACTTGCACGGGACGGGTGCATCCCGGTGATGGCCCTTGCGGGGGGATTCTGGACCGTATGCCTCTGGACCGGGTACCTCATCGCGCACGGCCTCTACCTGCCGGTCGTCCCCGGCATCCTGTTGATGATCATGATGAGCTATATTCTCATCGCCCCATCCTGCCCGTGGGGGGAGGAGGCAGTCAGCGCCGGATGA
- a CDS encoding aldehyde dehydrogenase family protein, translated as MQMRVGGRAVDAAGGGRISVLNPATGAAVDDVPAGTAEDIDHAFDAATGAGDAWGRMDPRQRGKILGEAARLIRGQLDDLARSLTEEQGKPLHEARNEVQGCANVLEYYHSISGSLRGESMPLASYGYALVRKEPVGVCGAIIPWNMPVLIAAWKMGPALCAGNTMILKPASSTPVTTLRIAALMESAGLPPGVLNVVTGSGTAAGAALSCHPDLGHLSFTGDTATGMEVAARAGRHATPLTLELGGSDAMIVCADADLGAAAAAAAANRFYNCGQTCTAVKRLIVDDAVYVPFMELLKGRVAAIVTGPGTEKGVTMGPLNSPEGRERIASAVRETEACGAGRIVMGGDAPRGAACADGWFFEPTLMADVAPEAPVWCEEIFGPVLPVMRTDSFDDAVTIANASEYGLGASVWTRDLDTAFQAAESLEAGVVWVNQHLRLPPDVPFGGVKKSGVGRENGADALEQYTRTKSILIRR; from the coding sequence ATGCAGATGCGAGTGGGCGGCAGAGCGGTGGATGCGGCGGGCGGCGGGAGGATTTCGGTTCTCAACCCCGCGACCGGCGCAGCCGTGGATGATGTCCCGGCAGGCACCGCGGAGGATATCGACCATGCGTTCGATGCGGCGACGGGAGCAGGGGACGCATGGGGCAGGATGGACCCGCGGCAGCGGGGAAAGATACTGGGCGAAGCGGCCCGGCTGATACGTGGGCAGCTCGACGACCTTGCCCGGTCCCTCACGGAGGAACAGGGAAAACCCCTCCACGAGGCACGAAACGAGGTGCAGGGCTGTGCGAATGTGCTTGAGTATTACCACTCCATCTCAGGGTCTCTCCGTGGCGAGTCGATGCCGCTTGCCTCCTATGGCTATGCCCTCGTCCGGAAAGAGCCGGTCGGGGTATGCGGCGCCATCATCCCATGGAATATGCCGGTCCTGATTGCGGCGTGGAAGATGGGGCCCGCCCTCTGTGCGGGCAATACGATGATCCTCAAACCCGCCAGTTCGACGCCCGTAACGACGCTGCGGATTGCCGCCCTGATGGAGAGTGCAGGCCTCCCGCCGGGCGTCCTCAATGTGGTGACGGGGAGCGGGACTGCGGCGGGGGCCGCCCTCTCGTGCCATCCGGACCTTGGGCATCTCTCCTTCACCGGCGACACCGCAACGGGGATGGAGGTCGCGGCACGGGCCGGGCGGCACGCGACGCCCCTCACCCTCGAACTCGGCGGGAGCGATGCGATGATCGTCTGTGCGGATGCCGACCTCGGGGCCGCCGCCGCAGCCGCCGCAGCGAACCGGTTCTACAACTGCGGGCAGACCTGCACCGCGGTCAAACGGCTCATCGTCGACGATGCAGTCTATGTCCCGTTCATGGAGCTCCTGAAGGGACGGGTCGCCGCCATCGTCACGGGACCCGGCACGGAGAAGGGGGTTACCATGGGTCCCCTGAACAGCCCTGAAGGGAGAGAGCGGATCGCATCGGCGGTCCGTGAGACCGAGGCGTGCGGGGCGGGACGGATCGTTATGGGCGGCGATGCGCCCCGTGGTGCGGCATGTGCGGATGGCTGGTTCTTCGAACCGACGCTGATGGCGGACGTCGCCCCCGAGGCACCGGTCTGGTGCGAGGAAATCTTCGGCCCGGTCCTCCCCGTAATGCGGACGGACTCCTTCGATGATGCCGTTACAATCGCAAATGCGAGCGAGTACGGCCTCGGTGCCTCAGTCTGGACGAGGGATCTCGACACCGCGTTTCAGGCGGCGGAGTCCCTTGAAGCGGGTGTCGTCTGGGTCAACCAGCACCTCCGCCTCCCTCCTGATGTCCCGTTCGGCGGGGTGAAGAAGAGCGGGGTGGGCCGGGAAAACGGCGCTGATGCACTGGAGCAGTACACCCGAACGAAGAGCATTCTCATCCGGCGCTGA
- a CDS encoding ferritin family protein, with protein MKADRKLTDDELIRAIRFMVAAEYEAIQLYVQLAESTDNKLAQEVLRDIADEEKVHAGEFLRLLHHLAPDEQGFYDEGYEEVEEEIEKIK; from the coding sequence ATGAAAGCCGACCGCAAACTCACCGACGACGAACTCATCCGTGCGATTCGTTTCATGGTCGCCGCGGAGTACGAGGCCATCCAGTTGTATGTGCAACTTGCGGAGTCCACCGACAACAAGCTGGCCCAGGAGGTCCTCCGGGACATCGCAGACGAGGAGAAGGTCCACGCAGGCGAGTTCCTGCGCCTCCTCCACCACCTCGCCCCCGACGAGCAGGGCTTCTATGACGAGGGGTACGAGGAAGTCGAAGAAGAGATTGAAAAGATCAAATAA
- a CDS encoding DNA-methyltransferase encodes MPLSPFEPYYASDGCTLYHADCVVLMDSMPEGCVDMIFADPPYNLSNGGFTCKSGKRAPVDKGAWDESRGLATDYAFHEEWIAACRRVLKDEGTIWISGTYHSVYACGFALQEAGFHLLNDICWFKPNAPPNLSRRYFTASHETLLWARKSPDARHTFNYEEMKHGSWHENDPMKREGRQMRSVWSIPAPKRSEKVFGSHPTQKPIALLTRILSACTNPGDVVLDPFAGSSTTGLAALALGREYIGVDTDAAYLDLSVRRLKTS; translated from the coding sequence ATGCCCCTTTCCCCCTTTGAGCCATATTACGCATCAGACGGATGTACGCTCTACCATGCGGACTGCGTCGTCCTGATGGACAGCATGCCCGAAGGGTGCGTGGATATGATCTTTGCCGACCCGCCCTACAATCTCTCGAACGGCGGGTTCACCTGCAAATCCGGGAAGCGGGCGCCGGTGGACAAGGGAGCATGGGATGAGAGCCGGGGGCTTGCGACGGACTACGCCTTCCATGAGGAGTGGATCGCCGCCTGCAGGAGGGTCCTGAAGGACGAGGGGACGATCTGGATCAGCGGGACGTACCACTCAGTCTATGCCTGCGGGTTTGCCCTGCAGGAGGCTGGCTTCCATCTCCTCAACGATATCTGCTGGTTCAAGCCGAACGCTCCCCCCAATCTCTCGCGACGCTACTTCACCGCCAGCCACGAGACCCTTCTCTGGGCCCGCAAATCTCCCGATGCCCGCCACACCTTCAACTACGAGGAGATGAAGCACGGCTCGTGGCATGAGAACGACCCGATGAAGCGAGAGGGCCGACAGATGCGCTCGGTCTGGTCCATCCCCGCACCGAAGCGCTCGGAGAAGGTCTTTGGGAGCCACCCGACCCAAAAGCCGATTGCCCTTCTGACCCGGATTCTGAGTGCATGCACCAATCCCGGCGATGTGGTGCTCGATCCGTTTGCCGGCAGTTCGACGACCGGCCTTGCCGCCCTTGCGCTCGGGCGGGAGTATATCGGCGTCGATACCGATGCGGCCTACCTCGACCTGTCGGTGCGGCGGTTGAAAACTTCCTGA
- the hxlB gene encoding 6-phospho-3-hexuloisomerase, with protein sequence MNDRKSNNVQDKMKLMASTITATANVISDDEVNAFIRELLGAERLYVLGAGRSGLVAKAFAMRLMHLGLKSYVVGETITPAMKEGDTIVAYSGSGETKSIAELCETAKRIGGKICLITSNKDSRIGRIADSVVVIESHRDAVNDESAEYEVRQMMGEHRSFAPLGTIFETTAMVFSDAVISAIMEIIHVEEKDLKGRHANIE encoded by the coding sequence ATGAATGATCGCAAATCGAACAATGTGCAGGACAAGATGAAGCTGATGGCATCGACCATCACTGCCACGGCAAACGTCATCTCCGACGACGAGGTGAATGCCTTCATCAGGGAACTGCTCGGCGCAGAACGCCTCTATGTACTTGGAGCGGGACGGTCGGGACTGGTGGCGAAAGCCTTTGCGATGCGCCTGATGCACCTCGGTCTCAAATCCTACGTGGTCGGCGAGACGATCACCCCCGCCATGAAGGAGGGAGACACGATCGTCGCGTACTCCGGGTCAGGCGAGACGAAATCCATCGCAGAGCTCTGCGAGACCGCAAAGCGAATCGGCGGAAAAATATGCCTGATCACCTCCAACAAGGACTCCCGGATCGGGAGGATCGCCGACTCCGTCGTCGTTATCGAGAGCCATCGCGATGCGGTGAACGACGAATCGGCTGAGTATGAAGTTCGCCAGATGATGGGCGAACACCGGTCATTCGCCCCACTGGGAACGATCTTCGAGACAACCGCCATGGTCTTTTCGGATGCCGTCATCTCCGCCATCATGGAGATCATCCATGTTGAAGAGAAGGACCTGAAGGGCCGCCACGCAAATATCGAGTAG
- a CDS encoding pyridoxal phosphate-dependent aminotransferase — MDTSPRISQRVQDVEMSGIRKFFQEARPDAINLGIGQPDFPTPDHIKDAAIDAIHRNLTGYTFNTGVYELREAICAKFERENAIAYTPEQVIVTAGAGEALFIAMTTLVDEGDRVLFPDPGFVSYEACAVLAGGRPEGVALDETLHLDVEACKEQMDGAKVFILNSPGNPTGTVEDAETIRAIVEYADDAGVTVISDEVYEHFIYGKEHASAARYGENVVTVNATSKTYAMTGWRLGYMAGPAEVVSQAVKVHQYCQTCATSISQYAALAAYTGGNNCVQVMKDEYAKRREILYDGLKRLGFDFPKPEGAFYMFVPMSREMFRAIIDAGVVIIPGDAFGNNADNYGRFSYAASREHINEALNRISSVTRV; from the coding sequence ATGGACACATCACCCCGGATATCCCAGCGTGTGCAGGATGTCGAGATGTCGGGCATCCGCAAGTTCTTCCAGGAGGCACGACCGGACGCCATCAACCTCGGCATCGGGCAGCCGGACTTCCCCACCCCCGACCATATCAAGGACGCAGCCATCGATGCGATACACCGGAACCTGACCGGATACACCTTCAACACCGGCGTCTATGAACTCCGCGAGGCCATCTGCGCCAAGTTCGAACGCGAGAACGCCATTGCCTACACCCCCGAACAGGTGATCGTGACGGCGGGAGCGGGCGAGGCACTCTTCATTGCGATGACGACCCTCGTCGACGAAGGCGACCGGGTCCTCTTCCCGGACCCCGGCTTCGTGAGCTACGAGGCATGTGCCGTCCTTGCCGGCGGTCGGCCCGAGGGCGTCGCCCTCGACGAGACCCTCCACCTCGATGTCGAGGCCTGCAAGGAACAGATGGACGGGGCGAAGGTCTTCATCCTCAATTCCCCCGGCAACCCGACAGGCACGGTAGAGGACGCGGAGACCATCCGGGCTATCGTGGAATACGCCGACGATGCCGGGGTCACGGTCATCTCGGACGAGGTCTACGAGCACTTCATCTATGGAAAGGAACATGCAAGTGCCGCACGGTACGGGGAGAACGTCGTCACCGTCAATGCCACCTCAAAGACCTACGCGATGACCGGATGGCGTCTTGGGTACATGGCAGGCCCGGCAGAGGTCGTCAGTCAGGCGGTCAAGGTGCACCAGTACTGCCAGACCTGTGCAACCTCCATCTCCCAGTATGCCGCCCTTGCGGCCTATACTGGAGGAAACAACTGCGTACAGGTCATGAAGGACGAATATGCGAAGCGCAGGGAGATCCTCTACGATGGCCTCAAACGGCTTGGATTCGACTTCCCGAAGCCCGAGGGGGCATTTTACATGTTCGTCCCGATGAGCAGGGAAATGTTTCGGGCGATCATCGACGCGGGCGTCGTGATCATCCCCGGCGACGCCTTTGGCAACAACGCCGACAATTACGGCCGCTTCAGCTACGCGGCGTCCCGTGAGCATATCAACGAGGCGCTGAACAGGATTTCATCCGTCACACGGGTGTGA